A region of the Ranitomeya variabilis isolate aRanVar5 chromosome 5, aRanVar5.hap1, whole genome shotgun sequence genome:
gattttctttcttttttgtccTCCTATAAATACAGTatgtgtctgtgaccttgattctgAGCTCTTTTAAACTCTTTCATAATTGCATTATCATATAACCTTTCACTTAGCCTATTTGCTAGCTCCAGTATTTCCAGGAAGAACCCTTATGGACTATTAACCCTTCTCAGTCATGAGAactggtcattagtgttgagcattccgataccgcaagtaccgggtatcggccaatacttgcggtatcggaattccaataccgagttccgatacttttgtgatattgggaatcggtaacagaaccatattcatgtgtaaaataaagaattaaaataaaaatatggatatactcacctctccggaggcccctggaccttaccgctgtaaccgggagcctccgttcctaagcatGAGCgcttgaaggacctgcgatgacgtcgcggcttgtgattggtcacgtgagcggtcacatgagcagtcacgcgaccaatcagaagccgcgacgtcatcgaaggcccttcatgtgctcatttttaggaacggaggctcccggttacatcggtaaggtccaggggccgccggagaggtgagtatatccatattttttattttaattctttattttacacatgaatatggatcccagggcctgaaggagactttcctctccttcagaccctgggaaccattccgatactttgcgtcccattgaaatgcattggtatcgggtatcggtatcggcgagatccgatattttgccggtatcggccgatactatgcgataccgataccaatgcatatcggaaggtatcgctcaacactactggtcatacTTTAGGGATAATTTCATTTATTCTGGATGGTAACTGTTAACATGTAacaaagctgttgtgaattctgtttttgggctccctctggtggctgctggtggtactggttgacttttgtcttgtgtttccagtgcacctgttttcatcaggaaattgggagtttcctatttagtctggcttctcagtcattctattgccggcaatcaatgttaccagagcatctctgttgcttgctacctgctccaagtctgcaattcagctaagttgaatcttaggcatttttttgtgtttgttttgtccagcatgcatttatatttctcgtgctgctggaagctctagtgatctgaaattactactccggtgtcatgagttgataacggagttaaggtaatttcaggatggttgtttagggttttgaggtaaccgcaaagtcctcttttgtattttcatctatctagtcagagggcctcactttgctgaatctatattcatactgcgtttgtgttttcctcttacctaaccgttattatatgtgcggggctactataacttttggggtatccctggaggcaagccaggtctgtgaattcctcttctaggggtagctagatctccggctggcgcgaggtgtctagggataaaacgtaggcacaccccctggctacttttatttgcgtgttaggttcagcatcgcggttacctgagataccatcttcctagagctagtccgtttttgcccgtgtccctgccattgggaatcatgatagTATTGCCGGCCCTAATGTATTaacggtattggctaaagaaggagagaaaaaagaagttcctgacactttttttttttactcagaagttctgtctagccataattgcaatctgctgttttttttttctctcctcttaacccctgaatggctcagttctctgctgttgagaaatggatatccagagtttagctgcaaatcttaatactcttgcttctaaggttcaaaatatccaagactatgttatacatgctcctatgtctgaacccaagatccctatacctgagttctttgctggagatagatctcgttttttgaattttaatcataattgtaaattgtatctttctctgagatctcgctccgctggagaccctgctcagcaggttaaaattgttatttccttgttgcggggtgacccccagaattgggcatttgcattggcaccaggggatcctgcgctgctcaatgtggatgcgttttttctggcactggggttgctctatgaggaacctaatttggagattcaggctgaaaaggccttgatagccctctctcaagggcatgatgaagctgaaatatattgtcaaaaatttcgaaaatggtctgtgcttactcagtggaatgagtgcgccctggcggcgaatttcagggaaggtctctctgacgccgttaaagatgtcatggtggggtttcctacgcccacaggtctgaatgaatccatgactatggctattcagattgatcggcgtttacgggagcgcaaacctgtgcaccatttggcggtgtcttctgagcaggcaccggaggttatgcaatgtgatagaattctgtccagaagtgaacggcagaattataggcgtaaaaatgggttgtgcttctactgtggtgattctgctcatgttatatcagcatgctctaaacgcacaaaaaaggttgataagtcttttgcaattggcatcttgcagtctaagtttattttgtctgtaactttgatttgttcattatcaactattactgtggatgcctatgtggattctggcgcttccttgagtcttatggattggtcctttgccagatgctgtgggtttagcctagagcctttggaagttcctatccctctgaagggtatcgattccacacctttggccaggaataaaccacaattctggacacaagtgactatgtgtatgactcctgaccatcgggaggtgattcgcttccttgtgttgcataacttgcatgatgtcttagtgcttggattgccatggttgcaaactcataatccagtccttgactggaaaacaatgtctgtgttaagttggggatgtcagggggctcatggggaagtacctttggtttccattgcttcatctactccctctgaaattccggcatttttgtctgattattgtgatgtttttgaggagcctaaacttagttctcttccccctcacagggattgcgattgtgctatagacttgattccgggcagcaagtttcccaagagtcgtttgttcaatctatctgtgcctgagcatgcggctatgcgagagtatattaaggagtccttggaaaagggacatatctgtccatcctcatcccctttaggagcaggtttttttttcgtgggtaaaaaagatggctccctgaggccctgtattgattatcgcctgttgaataagattacagtcaaataccagtatcctttgccactattgcctGATTTATtttctcgtattaaaggggcaaagtggttctctaaggttgatcttcggggtgcgtataatttggtgcggattaagcagggagatgagtggaaaactgcatttaatacgcccgagggccattttgtgtatttggtaatgccttttggtctttctaatgctccttcagtctttcattcttttatgcacgatattttcggtaaatacctggataaatttatgattgtgtatttggatgatattttgattttttcggatgactgcgagtcgcatgttcaacaggttaggaaggtttttcaggttttgcggtccaattctctgtttgtaaagggttcaaagtgtatctttggggttcagaagatctcctttttggggtatattttttccccttcttctgttgagatggatcctgtcaaggtttgggctatttgtgattggacgcagcctacttctctgaagagtcttcagaagttcttgggctttgctaatttctatcgtcgatttataactgggttttcaagtgttgctaaacctctgactgatttgactaagaagggtgctgatgttgccaattggtcctctgcggctgtggaggcctttcgggagcttaagcgccgcttttcttctgcccctgtgttgcgccagcctgatgtttcgctcccttttcaggttgaggttgatgcttccgagattggagcaggggcggttttgtcgcagaaaagtcccgattgctcagtgatgagaccatgtgcattcttctctcgaaagttttcgcccgccgagcgaaattatgatgtcggtaattgggagctcttggctatgaagtgggcatttgaggagtggcgtcattggcttgagggtgcaagacatcaggtggtggtcttgactgatcacaagaatctgatttaccttgagtctgccaggcgtctgaatcctagacaggcgcgctggccattgtttttctcccggtttaattttgtggtttcatacttgccgggctcgaaaaatgtgaaggcagatgctctttctaggagttttgagcctgactcctctggtgattctgagcctacgggtatccttaaggatggagtgattttgtctgctgtctccccagacttgcgacgtgctttgcaggagtttcagactgataggcctgatcgttgtccgcctgggagattgtttgttccagatgagtggaccagtagagtcatctcagaggttcattcttctgtgttggcgggccaccctggaatttttggtaccagagatttggtggccaggtccttctggtggccttccctgtctcgggatgtgcgtaactttgtacagtcttgtgatgtttgtgctcggcccaagccttgctgttctcggctagtggattgttgttgtccttgcctattccgaagaggccgtggacgcacatctctatggactttatctcggatctcccggtttctcagaaaatgtccgtcatttgggtggtgtgtgaccgtttttctaagatggttcatttggtacccttgcccaaattgccttcttcatcggagttggttcctttattttttcagaatgtggttcgcttacatggtattccggaaaacatcgtgtctgacagaggatctcaatttgtgtctaggttctggcgagcgttctgtgccaggatgggcattgatttgtctttttcatctgcgttccatcctcagactaatggccagacggagcgaactaatcagaccttggagacttatttgaggtgttttgtgtctgctgatcaggatgattgggtcgcctttttgccgttggcagagtttgccctcaataatcgggccagttctgctactctggtttctcctttcttttgcaattcagggtttcaccctcgtttttcatctggtcaggtggaatcttcggattgtcctggagtggattctgtggtggatagactgcaccggatttggagtcatgtggtggacaatttgaagttgtctcaggagaagactcagcagtttgctaatcgtcatcgtcgtgtgggtcatcatctccgtgttggagacttggtgtggttgtcttctcgttttgtccctatgaaggtctcttctcctaagttcaaacctcggttcataggtccttataagattttggagattcttaatcctgtatcttttcgtttggaccttccagcatctttcaccattcataatgtcttccataggtcgttgttgcggaggtacgaggtaccggttgttccttctgttgagcctcctgctcctgtgctggtggagggtgaattggagtatgttgtggagaagattttggactctcgcttttccagatggagacttcagtatctggttaaatggaagggatacggttaggaggataattcttgggtgactgcctctgatgttcatgcctctgatttggttcgcgcctttcatagggcgcatccagatcaccctggtggttctcatgagggttcggtgccccctccttaaggggggggtactgttgtgaattctgtttttgggctccctctggtggctactggtggtactggttgacttttgtcttgtgtttccagtgcacctgttttcatcaggaaattgggagtttcctatttagtctggcttctcagtcattctagtgccggcaatcaatgttaccagagcatctctgttgcttgctacctgctccaagtctgcaattcagctaagttgaatcttaggcatttttttgtgtttgttttgtccagcatgcatttatatttctcgtgctgctggaagctctagtgatctgaaattactactccggtgtcatgagttgataacggagttaaggtaatttcaggatggttgtttagggttttgaggtaaccgcaaagtcctcttttgtattttcatctatctagtcagagggcctcactttgctgaatctatattcatactgtgtttgtgttttcctcttacctaaccgttattatatgtggggggctactataacttttggggtttccctggaggcaagccaggtctgtgaattcctcttctaggggtagctagatctccggctggcgcgaggtgtctagggataaaacgtaggcacaccccctggctacttttatttgcgtgttaggttcagcatcgcagttacctgagataccatcttcctagagctagtccgtttttgcccgtgtccctgccattgggaatcatgacacaaagCATTTACAACTGTAGGCATTTCTAAAAACACTTATAATAATAATTGAATCCTTTATTTCATTTCTGACATGTAAGTATTCCACCAGATTATTCCTAAATTGTTCTAGAAATTCCATATTTATATTATTACAATTGATTTATTTTGTGAAATCATTAAACTGTTAATCAGTACCAGATAATACTACTAACACATCATCGATAAATCTACTCCAGTACTATATATTTGATATTGACAGATTTTTGATGTTATAAATGTGTTCCTTGTCCTAAGCTgccaaactgtaaaaaaaaattcaaaagttggaGCCATTGTCGTGCCGATCGCAGTTCTTTTGCTCTGGGTTTCACAGTGATCACTTCCAAACAGACTTCAAACTTCCTTATACATTGATAcaaattaattttcttttttaagAACTTTTTGTACACTTTGCTAACAGCTTCTGAACTGATGATATGATGGTCTTTTTCACATCTTGGTTCCTCAGACTATATATAAAGGGGTTCAGCATTGGTATCACTGCTGTGTAAAAAATAGAAGCAACCTTGTCTTGTATGGATAAGACACTGGAAGGAGAATGCAGGTAGGTGAAAAATATGGTTCCACAGTAAATCACAACACATATGAGATGTGACGAACAAGTGCTGAAGGCTTTTTTCCTGCCCTCTGCTGATGGTATACATAAAATTGAGCGAATGACTAAGTAGTATGACAGAATAATAGTCATCAATATACCCATTCCCAAAGCACTGACTATAAAGAAAGTGACTATGTCACAGGTAGATGTTTCTGAGTAAGACAACCTGAGGATTAGAGGAGCATCACAGTAGAAGTGGTCAACTTGGTAGGACCCATTGAATTGAAGACTGAAAACACAGCCAGTTTGTATGGAGGACTGTAAGAAGCCAACAGAGATGGAAAGTAAAACAAGACATAGACATTTCTTCTTAGTCATTATGGAGACATAATGGAGAGGGTGGCAGATGGCAACATAGCGGTCATAGGACAAAGTGCAGAGAATAAGGGCATCTATGGAGGCCAGACCAGCATAGAAGAAAAACTGGAGAGCACATCCTTCAAAGGAGATGGTCTTCTTAAAAGACACAAGGTCGGAAAGCATCTTAGGGGTTATGGTTGATGAATAGAAGATATCCACCATTGAAAGATAACTGAGAAAGTAGTACATCGGATTCTGGAGGTTAGAGGCATTGTAAAAAATAGCCACCAGGGCAAGGTTTGAGAATATAGTGACAAGGTAGATGAAAATGAATAATATGAAGATGACAGTTTTTAGTTTGTCATCATCAGTCAGTCCAGACAATACAAACACGGCCATTTGTGTATTATTAGAGACATCTGTGGTGACATTAAAATTAAAGAGTGTAATACATAACTAGAGGCAAGAACGTAATCATAAGGCACAATCATACTACAAAATTTTTCTTGAAATTCAAAATATGATTTTCAGGATTGCAATCACAGGAAGTGTGTTGAGTTATTTTTCACGGAGGACTCATTTAGTTtagtattttctcttttttttactcCATGACCTTAATCTTTTTTGTTTTTAAACTACTCGTTTAAATGGTTCTGCCTTTGATATCCATGTGCTAAGTCTGCTCTCATTACAACCTCGATAGATTCTTTAAAGAGAACTGCCACCTCTTGATATGCTATTTACTTGTAGATGTAGTGGAAATAGCAGAGAAATTCTATCTAGGCAGCTTACTGGGGAAGCAGTAAAActagtaaaaaaataaatttgatTCTCCATTCACCAGCTAGTTTAAAGTAAATGGGGCAGTGCAGGAAGTCATTACTGTCACCGCTCACCAAGAAGTGAGTGCATTGCAATCACATCCCAGCACAATGATTGACAGCCTTCTTTGCCCACACATGCTACAAATATATATATGCAGGTAAATTATTTTTCTGGAgtgggcagattccctttaagatagcCACTAGAGATGAGTTTACCTTGAATTTTTTGAATAATTTGGATTCTCTGGAATCTGCTTCTTTTTTGCAATCTGCCTTGTCCAGGAGatcaggaattaaaaaaaaatgatactTACCTTGCCACCTACTTGTCCTGCCAATTGCCAATGACCACCATTCATTCCTCTACAATGTCCAGTCTATTTTTTTCTCCTTTGAGCAACAGCTCTCGCAATTTTGCcctcctcggcctcacagaaacatggctaacacactctgacaccgcctcccctgctgctctGTGTTACCGTGGCCTCCACTTCAGCCACACCCCTTGCCCCCGCaacaaacatggtgaaggagtgggtcttctcctttcgtcaaactacacctttaacccaatcccacttctaccctcccttatcctcccttcttttgaagtccactctgtccgcatctattctccctccaatctccaagcggcagtcatataccgacctccgggcccagccactgcctttattggccaattctccacctggcttcttcgctTTCTCTCTATTGACATtctcaccatcatcatgggtgacttcaacatccccactgatacccttcagtcaacagcctccaaacttctgtcccttacttcatcttttatacttactcagtggtcctccgcagccacccacacagacggacaaacCCTAGACCTAATCTTCactcgtctctgctctctatctatcttcaccacctctcctctccctctatccgaccaccatctgctcattttttcatccctgtcctcctcaccgttcaaccatgtccagcaacatgcacacccccgcagaaaccttgcacacctagactcccacacactctctgactctatcctaccactggcatccatatcctcactccatgacacagacagtacaactgctttctacaatgccactcttgcatcagctattgacacggtcgcccctcttgttcatggcagagtgtgacatatcaatagacaaccctggcacaatagcaccactaaaaagctctggcaactgtccagggttgcagagtggcattggaagaaaacacatttgcaagacgACTTTCCTgcgttcaaacaggcaacactcgattTAAATCTGCTctaacctctgctaaacaggcctacttcacaaccctagcCTACAGCCCCAAAcaattattcaaaacctttaactccctcctcctcccccactaccccctccaacttccctcatatctgctgaggactttgccacacactttaaaaataagatcgaccagacaaagcaagtcttcattgttcaaccaccacaacccctttgtataccagaccaatgcccaaaccccataacctccctctccaagatcactgaagggggcttaattgtctcctctccaaatcacacctcaccacctgtgcgcttgaccccatctcattccacctcctcctcaacctcaccaccacacttatcccatccctaacccacctcttcaacctaacactaacttctggcaccttcccttctgctttcaaacatgccacaatcacacctatccttaaaaagcaaaccctcgacccaacagctatgttCAACTATTGCCCAATATTGCTGCTTCCATTCGCTTTCAAaatcctggagcagcacatccccgctgaactttcctcccacctctcatctaacttgctctttgacaatctacaatctggtttccacctccATCACTCAActaagacagccctgaccaaaatcactaatgacctacttacagccaaagctgaacggacaatactctgtactcctccttctagatctgtcctctgcttttgacacagttgaccactgcctcctactacagatcctctcctcctttggcatcaaagaccttgccctatcctggatctcctcatacctttccaaccacacattcagcatcatccactcccacactacctcctcatcccatcctctctctgttggagtcccccaaggctctgttctaggacccctaatcttctcaatctatacacttggcctgggacaactcataaaattccatggattccagtaccacctttatgctgatgacactcagatctacattTCTGGCCCaggcatcacctctctgctgtccagaatcccggagtgtctatcagccatatcctccttcttctcctctcgcttcctcaaactcaatgtggacaaatctgaactcatcatctttcctccatctcatagatcttccatacatgacccatctatcgcaattaatgacatcacgctttgacTTTAACCTTTGACTcagtcctgtccttcaaaccgcacttccaagctctttccaccacccatcccctccagctcaaaaatatctccagaatccgtcctttcctcaaccgtcaatctactaaaatgcttgtgcatgccctcatcttctcccaccttgactactgcaacagccTTTtcggtggcctccctgctaacacccttgcacctttcAAGTCCTTCCTTAACTCtgatgcccaactaattcatctctccccGCGATACTCCTCCGCTTCCTCCCTCTGCcattctcttcactggctcccattccctcagcatatccaattCAAatacaaattactaatactgacctacaaagccatccataacctgtctcctccatatatctctgaactaatctcccgttatcttccctcaagtaatctccggtcctcccaagacctccttctcccctccacacttatccactcctcacccaactgcctccaagacttctccagaatatcccccatcctctggaattctttgccccaacacgtctgactatcaaccacatttggatccttcagacggaacctgaaaacccacctcttcaggaaagcctacagcctgcactgaccctgctgcctcctcataaCTACCAAAGCTGtacaatgtaagcccgcaagggcagggttgtCACCCCTCTGTATAAGTctttaattgttagtttgcttactgtaagtgatatctataatttgtatgtaaccctttgtcatgtacagcaacatggaatcaatggtgatatataaagaaataataataataatatcatcatCTGCCTATTTATTCTGCAGTGGGACTTTCAGTGACTACTATACTTTTGATGTTAGAAAGCCACGACGTGCTTTGCCCGAGGACTAGTGATGCCTCAAGTGGCATACATCATGAAGTCAGGCACCAGACGATAAAAGAGGCTGAATGAGTTAGGGGCCCAGAAAATACCCTGCTGTGACAGGACAGGTGAGCAATGAGGAGggtgttatgtttttttttacgCGTTATGATTATTATAATTTAGGATTTGAGATCCCAAAGTATAATAAGCAATTTTGTTTACATCAAATAACTTCCCTGCAAATGTTCTTTCTAAATTCAAATCAACTGCTGAATTTTAGCTTTGACAGATTCTTTTATCCCTATTTACCAATCCAAATTGCACTAAAGGATTGCATTCTGAATGGCGTTATCATCAAAGTAGTCGACAACTGTGAAAAGGTCATGAAGGGCTTGGCAATGTAGGCTAGCTTGACAGTGTATGGCGGTCTTCGTCAGTGGTTTCACTGTAGTCTTGGTGAAAAGCCTATCTATTTAAACCCCCCTGTAGGAAAAACAATATTTGCTATCTTCAGGAGACAAGGTTTCTTTACCATGAGAGTTATTAATCAGTGATCAACCGATCTCCTAAGCTGGAAACAGAAAAAAACTGACCAATACATgccaactagtgtgaataggtgtcaGCTAACTTAACAGTTCAAAGAAAATATAAAGCGGCTCTGAATTGTTTAGTGTGGTACATCTGGAAAATtgtaactgcattactgccatagaacattGGTTAAATTTTTAAAAATTGGAAATGCTAAATTTGCGATAGGAAAATCTACAGTAAAAAGAAAGTACTtagcacatacactcactggccactttattaggtacaccatgctagtaacg
Encoded here:
- the LOC143774681 gene encoding olfactory receptor 5B21-like; this translates as MAMGNGKFCEDQGTAGEDEVVDDAILALTWEVGMREKAGDTQHTAADLLKGTTDQTDPWLSSFNLQPDVSNNTQMAVFVLSGLTDDDKLKTVIFILFIFIYLVTIFSNLALVAIFYNASNLQNPMYYFLSYLSMVDIFYSSTITPKMLSDLVSFKKTISFEGCALQFFFYAGLASIDALILCTLSYDRYVAICHPLHYVSIMTKKKCLCLVLLSISVGFLQSSIQTGCVFSLQFNGSYQVDHFYCDAPLILRLSYSETSTCDIVTFFIVSALGMGILMTIILSYYLVIRSILCIPSAEGRKKAFSTCSSHLICVVIYCGTIFFTYLHSPSSVLSIQDKVASIFYTAVIPMLNPFIYSLRNQDVKKTIISSVQKLLAKCTKSS